In Macadamia integrifolia cultivar HAES 741 chromosome 13, SCU_Mint_v3, whole genome shotgun sequence, one DNA window encodes the following:
- the LOC122059043 gene encoding uncharacterized mitochondrial protein AtMg00860-like, whose product KQKDGSWRFCVDYRGLNAVTIKERFPILTVDELHGATVFSKLDLRACYHQVRMHTNDVPQTAFRTHHGHYEFLVMRFGLTNARSTFQSTMNQNFQPFLRKFVIIFFDDILVYSKCLTDHVAHLQSVLQCLKIHSLFAKLSKCTFAQSSIEYLGHVISALRVEPDKTKVESMINWSELTNQKQLRGFLGLMGYYRRFIKGYAFVAAPLTDLLKKEWFSWSHQAQEAFEMLKKAMIEAPVLALLILLNPLHWRPMHQGWVLALCCCNLVIPLLSSPRSYVLRCKENLPTSGNYRPSLQL is encoded by the coding sequence aaacagaAGGATGGAAGTTGGAGATTTTGTGTTGATTATAGAGGCCTTAATGCTGTCACAATAAAAGAAAGATTTCCTATCCTTACTGTGGATGAGTTACATGGGGCGACCGTTTTTTCCAAGTTGGATTTAAGGGCTTGCTACCATCAAGTAAGAATGCACACAAATGATGTTCCTCAAACAGCCTTTCGGACACATCATGGGCATTATGAATTTTTAGTGATGCGTTTTGGCCTCACTAATGCTCGATCCACCTTTCAGTCAACcatgaatcaaaattttcaaccatTCTTGAGGAAGTTTGTTATCATATTCTTTGATGATATCCTAGTTTATAGCAAGTGTTTGACAGACCATGTGGCACACTTACAAAGTGTTCTCCAATGCTTAAAGATACACTCCTTGTTTGCTAAGTTGAGTAAATGCACTTTTGCTCAGTCATCCATTGAATATTTAGGCCATGTAATCTCTGCTCTTAGAGTAGAACCTGATAAAACCAAAGTGGAGTCTATGATCAACTGGTCTGAGCTAACAAACCAGAAACAATTGAGGGGATTTTTAGGTCTTATGGGATATTATCGAAGATTCATTAAAGGCTATGCATTTGTAGCAGCCCCCCTCACCGACTTATTGAAGAAGGAATGGTTTTCATGGAGCCATCAAGCCCAAGAGGCTTTTGAAATGTTGAAGAAAGCCATGATTGAAGCACCGGTATTAGCTCTGCTGATTTTACTCAACCCTTTACATTGGAGACCTATGCATCAGGGATGGGTATTGGCGCTGTGTTGCTGCAACTTGGTCATCCCATTGCTTTCTTCACCAAGAAGTTATGTCCTAAGATGCAAAGAGAATCTACCTACATCAGGGAATTACAGGCCATCACTTCAGCTGTAG